One stretch of Clavelina lepadiformis chromosome 6, kaClaLepa1.1, whole genome shotgun sequence DNA includes these proteins:
- the LOC143461898 gene encoding tectonin beta-propeller repeat-containing protein 2-like isoform X3, producing MEKTRVLKEYPLMQDFLKATPPKIHHAFFSVVADIISFDVSKCHIALGTTAGCTFLHSREHGGTIKVVSQNKDDHVTCVKLMTGLECQLAMGTKDGQVVIIIFSGSTIIAKQVRKYSLGKIHKNAICSLEWSPNGMKLFSADLAGCIFCTDVNFDLNTCTAGLLLNEEHEVVQMNYKHKTLLVSTLENSFLVYDGSKKDIGSKPTRRGRFGACFNSNTVAMEELVVFATRPGLRVWVANTSGTVMRTIKMKHLIENVMNPIKMQITGAHSSKKELSFGIVHLFGTDCLLSLYGSSLYVMNHIDNSIVGEMHGLEDVIDVKVTEDEIFVLCTGRKLHRIAYKPDDSWTGLSSPVHGSKGANKFMEMKASISGMKINLPPVIGQLQSKMGTLKVDQIATKLQAQAEELKTMVSSKPVMNFTNQLFHRRSVSEASSSKESIYEPDITSIDVIVKALMYDILELVELKCAEPEVQVAIPEIDKGNQDDSFPNKIYRFENIAVKPADEDIVFSSKRKKKWQKKKSLGNMALKTSNESLSSDDAFINNGLQQDNKKNIDGVMETNVKICDNDEKKVHAISSAHYGDNMIQYLLTRKETKNENFEVPVDNDLPVFENKTVSIERTLSCNQSTCSETNLSVENIEDVNVEQITVSPDFDFGSESKLKAHLNYHTTDAISSSAINNKASGSNNLFLGTEHASNSLHLNLHNTMTNLKENNDFNPRSPDIDIYKVDGGGDFNSEEDSETESQQSIEPMVFNVQQPSDIDQPVTDDEQYFKKLVQMKPELYGPSGEALKSSDMWSISPFPGSAILSLAGSGEMICCVSNTSRIYYREETSDEASSNVWNKFAKKAVQIALAPSGDFAWIVTGRGNVYAAGLPLELTEDRLHSTEVHLEWKLVLSKCSFVCLGTIEAWIVTSDGHLLREIGLSRSEPSMQQQYTVDVKFVKNDKIEDAKVKHVALTCDVIWVLTTSGQLLCKALTDVDTANTWHAVDSPQPFGKQQLQVRLIASDYKKTLWAVDDKGGLWCRSRVTTSIPQGHHWWEVYMNQYLYEEKHTTFLKLGRSAHPLSVTNIALSLQGIWVATDDNKLRMTRERVTGNAWKHLSISGVASSTTWSHITSSSLFSPEDSVWQGFIWVAQSKGEIICFPSSKTNQHKGVALSPPDDTSSSILCISASREALWMVLESGDIFVRSGISPTTPSGRNWNHVKVNNQ from the exons ATGGAGAAGACCAGAGTTCTAAAAGAATATCCCCTGATGCAAGACTTTTTAAAAGCTACTCCGCCTAAAATACATCATGCATTTTTTTCGGTTGTGGCTGATATTATTTCCTTTGATGTATCAAAATGTCACATTGCCCTCGGCACAACTGCAGGATGTACCTTTCTTCACAGTCGTGAGCATGGTGGAACGATTAAAGTTGTTTCCCAG AATAAAGATGATCATGTGACCTGTGTCAAGTTGATGACTGGTCTTGAATGTCAGTTAGCAATGGGAACTAAAGATGGACAAGTCGTAATTATTATTTTCTCTGGAAGCACAATAATTGCAAAACAG GTCCGAAAATATTCCTTGGGAAAAATCCACAAAAATGCTATTTGCTCATTGGAATGGAGTCCAAATggaatgaaattattttctgcTGATCTAGCAGGATGTATCTTTTGCACAGATGTCAACTTTGACCTT AATACATGCACTGCGGGTCTATTGCTTAATGAAGAACATGAAGTTGTACAAATGAATTACAAGCACAAAACTTTGCTTGTTTCTACACttgaaaattcttttttaGTTTATGATGGAAGTAAGAAGGATATTGGGTCAAAACCAACTCGAAG GGGGAGGTTTGGAGCATGCTTTAATTCGAACACCGTCGCTATGGAAGAACTAGTTGTATTTGCAACGAGACCTGGCTTACGTGTTTGGGTGGCTAACACCAGTGGAACAGTTATGCGCACAATCAAAATGAAACACTTAATAGAAAACGTTATGAATCCTATCAAAATGCAAATTACTGGAGCACATTCATCAAAAAAAGAATTATCTTTTGGGATTGTACATTTGTTTGGCACAGATTGTTTACTATCTTTATATG GCTCCTCATTATATGTAATGAATCATATCGACAACAGCATAGTAGGAGAAATGCATGGTTTGGAAGATGTAATCGATGTAAAAGTTACAGAAGATGAGATCTTTGTTCTTTGCACTGGTAGAAAGTTGCACAGGATTGCATATAAACCTGACGATAGCTGGACAG gTTTGAGTTCTCCTGTACATGGCAGCAAAGGTGCAAACAAATTTATG GAAATGAAAGCATCTATCTCTGGAATGAAGATAAATCTGCCACCTGTTATCGGACAACTTCAGTCGAAGATGGGAACACTCAAGGTGGATCAGATCGCTACTAAATTACAAGCTCAG GCTGAAGAATTAAAGACAATGGTGTCTTCAAAACCTGTGATGAACTTCACGAATCAGCTCTTTCATCGCAGATCAGTTTCAGAAGCTAGCTCATCAAAGGAAAGTATTTATGAGCCTGATATAACTTCCATAGATGTCATTGTAAAAGCCCTAATGTATGACATATTGGAACTCGTGGAACTAAAATGTGCAGAACCTGAAGTACAAGTCGCAATCCCAGAG ATCGATAAAGGAAACCAGGATGACAGTTTCCCTAACAAAATATATAGATTTGAGAATATTGCTGTCAAACCAGCAGATGAAGATATTGTTTTCAGTTCCaagaggaaaaagaaatggcaaaaaa AGAAAAGTTTAGGAAATATGGCATTGAAAACTTCAAATGAATCACTTTCTTCAGATGATGCATTTATAAACAATGGATTGCAGCAAGACAATAAAAAG AATATCGATGGAGTTATGGAAACaaacgtcaaaatttgtgacAATGATGAAAAGAAAGTTCATGCCATTTCATCAGCACATTATGGTGATAACATGATCCAATATTTgcttacaagaaaagagaCTAAAAACGAAAACTTTGAAGTTCCTGTTGACAATGATCTGCcagtttttgaaaacaaaactgtcAGCATCGAACGCACTCTTTCATGCAATCAGTCAACTTGTTCTGAAACCAACTTATCTGTGGAAAATATTGAAGATGTCAATGTGGAACAAATTACTGTGTCTCCAGACTTTGACTTTGGCAGCGAGTCCAAACTCAAAGCTCATCTTAACTATCACACAACTGATGCAATTTCTTCAAGTGCTATAAATAACAAAGCATCAGGGTCAAACAACTTATTCTTGGGCACAGAGCATGCATCCAATTCATTGCATCTCAATCTTCATAATACAATGACCAATCTGAAAGAAAATAATGACTTTAATCCTCGCAGTCCAGATATTGATATTTACAAAGTGGATGGTGGGGGTGATTTTAACAGTGAAGAGGATTCTGAAACTGAG AGTCAACAATCAATAGAGCCAATGGTTTTCAACGTTCAACAGCCTTCTGATATTGATCAGCCGGTTACTGATGATgaacaatatttcaaa AAATTGGTTCAGATGAAACCCGAGCTCTATGGTCCATCTGGAGAGGCACTTAAGTCTTCTGACATGTGGAGTATAAGCCCATTTCCTGGTTCAGCCATTTTATCTTTGGCAg GTTCTGGGGAAATGATTTGTTGCGTCAGCAATACAAGTCGTATTTACTACAGAGAAGAAACATCAGATGAAGCCAGCAGCAATGTTTGGAACAAATTTGCCAAGAAAGCTGTTCAGATTGCCTTAGCACCATCAG GCGATTTTGCATGGATTGTCACTGGTAGAGGGAACGTTTATGCTGCCGGCTTGCCATTGGAGCTTACAGAAGATCGCTTGCATTCAACAGAAGTCCACTTAGAGTGGAAGTTGGTGctttcaaaatgttcatttgtATGCTTGGGTACAATTGAAGCATGGATAGTTACCTCTGATGGACACCTTTTAAGGGAAATTGGTTTGTCTAGATCAGAGCCAAGCATGCAACAGCAGTATACTGTGGATGTcaagtttgttaaaaatgacaaaatagaGGATGCCAAG GTTAAGCATGTCGCTCTAACCTGTGATGTCATATGGGTGCTTACTACAAGTGGTCAGTTGCTTTGCAAAGCTTTGACTGATGTTGATACCGCTAACACTTGGCATGCTG tcgACTCACCACAACCCTTTGGAAAACAGCAGCTCCAAGTGAGGTTAATTGCGTCAGATTACAAGAAAACACTGTGGGCAGTGGATGACAAGGGTGGACTTTGGTGCCGATCAAGAGTGACTACAAGCATTCCACAAGGACATCATTGGTGGGAG GTCTACATGAATCAGTATTTATATGAAGAGAAGCATACAACATTTCTG AAACTTGGAAGATCGGCCCATCCGCTTTCAGTCACAAACATTGCTCTCAGTTTGCAAGGAATTTGGGTCGCAACTGATGACAACAAACTGCGAATGACGAGAGAGCGTGTGACAG